Proteins from one Impatiens glandulifera chromosome 2, dImpGla2.1, whole genome shotgun sequence genomic window:
- the LOC124927268 gene encoding 16.9 kDa class I heat shock protein 1-like isoform X1: protein MALIPSIVGEQRRNNVFDPFSQDDWDSFDIGFPFPNALSNSSSSRDNSDFASAKIDWKETPKAHVFTADLPGLKKEEINVEVEEGQIIHISGERCKEKEDKNDKWHRLERRSSGKFQRRFMLPENAKTEQIKVSLENGVLTVTVLKEPEVQLKIIIKFGTRELREDIKTSFFWLEPDSS from the exons ATGGCCTTAATACCGAGCATCGTCGGCGAACAACGACGAAACAACGTCTTCGATCCCTTCTCTCAAGACGACTGGGATTCCTTTGATATAGGTTTCCCTTTCCCCAACGCACTCTCCAATTCCTCTTCCTCCCGGGATAACTCTGACTTCGCCAGCGCTAAAATCGACTGGAAGGAGACGCCGAAGGCTCACGTCTTTACGGCGGACTTACCTGGGTTGAAGAAAGAGGAGATCAATGTGGAAGTTGAGGAAGGACAGATCATTCATATCAGCGGAGAGAGGTGCAAAGAAAAGGAAGATAAGAACGATAAGTGGCATCGCCTAGAACGGAGGAGCAGTGGAAAGTTCCAGCGACGGTTTATGTTGCCGGAGAATGCGAAGACGGAACAGATAAAGGTGAGTTTGGAGAACGGCGTTCTGACTGTGACAGTTCTCAAGGAGCCGGAG gtccaattgaaaattataataaagtttGGGACTAGAGAGCTAAGAGAGGATATCAAGACTTCATTTTTCTGGCTAGAACCAGATTCATCATAA
- the LOC124927268 gene encoding 18.1 kDa class I heat shock protein-like isoform X2, whose protein sequence is MALIPSIVGEQRRNNVFDPFSQDDWDSFDIGFPFPNALSNSSSSRDNSDFASAKIDWKETPKAHVFTADLPGLKKEEINVEVEEGQIIHISGERCKEKEDKNDKWHRLERRSSGKFQRRFMLPENAKTEQIKVSLENGVLTVTVLKEPEGFGKK, encoded by the exons ATGGCCTTAATACCGAGCATCGTCGGCGAACAACGACGAAACAACGTCTTCGATCCCTTCTCTCAAGACGACTGGGATTCCTTTGATATAGGTTTCCCTTTCCCCAACGCACTCTCCAATTCCTCTTCCTCCCGGGATAACTCTGACTTCGCCAGCGCTAAAATCGACTGGAAGGAGACGCCGAAGGCTCACGTCTTTACGGCGGACTTACCTGGGTTGAAGAAAGAGGAGATCAATGTGGAAGTTGAGGAAGGACAGATCATTCATATCAGCGGAGAGAGGTGCAAAGAAAAGGAAGATAAGAACGATAAGTGGCATCGCCTAGAACGGAGGAGCAGTGGAAAGTTCCAGCGACGGTTTATGTTGCCGGAGAATGCGAAGACGGAACAGATAAAGGTGAGTTTGGAGAACGGCGTTCTGACTGTGACAGTTCTCAAGGAGCCGGAG GGTTTTGGAAAGAAGTAA
- the LOC124927269 gene encoding 18.1 kDa class I heat shock protein-like codes for MALIPSIFGGGRRSNLFDPFSQDLWDSFESGLIPFSSNSSHRETSAFAAARIDWKETPEAHVFTADLPGLKKEEVKVEVEEDRILQISGERNKEQEEKTDKWHRMERSSGKFQRRFRLPEDAKMEQIKATMENGVLKVTVPKEPKKKPEVKSIDISG; via the coding sequence ATGGCCTTAATTCCGAGCATTTTTGGTGGTGGTCGACGAAGCAACTTGTTCGATCCCTTCTCTCAAGACCTGTGGGATTCCTTCGAATCAGGATTAATCCCTTTTTCCTCCAATTCCTCTCACCGGGAGACCTCTGCCTTCGCAGCCGCCAGAATAGACTGGAAGGAGACGCCGGAGGCTCACGTGTTTACGGCGGACTTACCCGGGCTGAAGAAGGAAGAGGTTAAAGTGGAGGTAGAAGAAGATCGGATTCTTCAGATCAGCGGAGAGAGGAACAAAGAACAGGAAGAGAAGACTGATAAGTGGCATCGGATGGAGCGGAGCAGTGGAAAGTTCCAGCGCCGGTTCAGGTTGCCGGAGGATGCGAAGATGGAGCAGATAAAGGCCACCATGGAGAACGGTGTCCTCAAGGTGACCGTGCCAAAGGAGCCGAAGAAGAAGCCGGAGGTGAAGTCAATTGACATTTCCGGCTGA
- the LOC124927267 gene encoding 7-deoxyloganetic acid glucosyltransferase-like: MDKGNPQEEEAFSSSSSQSHVLIFPFPLQGHVNSMLKLAELLCFAGINVTFLVSENVHSRLLLHSDVHRRLSLHPGAFQFKIYSDGLPQEDPRSGHEFLAHLLICLKTTIKDFFLDNYALGPLGLPTCIISDGVMNFVLDVGEEKGIPVIYFRTIGASSFWCYFCLPQLIDSGEIPFQGTDMDLPIQNVTGMEGFLRRRDLPSICRSDLNNNPTLQGIMKETLQTRRAWGLILNTFEDLEGPALLQIRTQIPNVYTIGPLHAHSKIRLAETIEMKKDVVSSTSNSLWKEDRSCISWLDSKPNNSVIYVSFGSLSILTREQLVEFWHGLVSSGKCFLWVIRPESIVDGDGGVPIELEEGTKERGYIVGWAPQEEVLGHPAVGGFLTHSGWNSTLESIDHGLPMICWPYFLDQQVNSRLVESLWELGLDMKDICDRLVVKRMIDELMDGRRDEFKMRAKHFAKLSHKAITSGGSSYSNLDRLIEDIRSMAHKRI, from the exons ATGGATAAAGGAAATCCCCAAGAAGAAGAagccttctcctcctcctcctcccaatcccatgtcctaatCTTCCCTTTCCCTTTACAAGGCCATGTGAACTCCATGCTCAAGCTGGCCGAGCTTCTCTGCTTCGCCGGCATCAATGTTACCTTTCTCGTCTCTGAAAACGTCCACTCCCGCCTCCTCCTTCACTCCGACGTCCACCGCCGCCTCTCCCTCCATCCCGGTGCGTTTCAATTCAAGATTTACTCCGACGGTCTCCCTCAAGAAGACCCACGATCAGGCCATGAGTTCCTCGCCCATCTTCTTATCTGCCTCAAAACCACCATTAAGGATTTCTTCTTAGATAACTATGCTCTCGGCCCCCTCGGCTTGCCCACGTGCATCATATCCGACGGTGTTATGAATTTCGTGCTTGACGTTGGGGAAGAGAAGGGTATTCCCGTCATTTACTTCCGGACTATCGGTGCTTCAAGTTTTTGGTGCTATTTTTGTCTTCCTCAGCTTATTGATTCCGGCGAGATTCCGTTCCAAG GAACCGACATGGACTTGCCAATACAAAATGTAACGGGCATGGAAGGATTCCTCCGGCGAAGAGACCTTCCAAGCATATGTCGCAGTGATCTAAATAATAACCCAACTTTGCAGGGTATTATGAAAGAGACTCTACAAACTAGACGTGCTTGGGGTCTTATACTCAATACGTTTGAGGACCTCGAGGGACCGGCCCTTCTCCAAATTCGAACTCAAATTCCCAATGTATACACTATCGGGCCGTTACATGCCCACTCAAAGATAAGGCTAGCCGAGACAATTGAGATGAAGAAAGATGTGGTGTCATCAACTTCCAATAGTCTTTGGAAAGAAGATAGAAGTTGCATATCGTGGTTGGATTCTAAACCAAACAATTCGGTCATCTATGTGAGTTTTGGGAGCCTATCCATCTTGACAAGAGAACAACTTGTTGAGTTTTGGCATGGTCTTGTGAGTAGTGGCAAGTGCTTCTTGTGGGTCATAAGGCCCGAGTCTATAGTAGATGGAGATGGTGGTGTTCCGATAGAGCTCGAGGAGGGTACTAAGGAAAGGGGTTATATTGTGGGTTGGGCACCGCAAGAAGAGGTTTTAGGGCATCCGGCCGTGGGTGGATTTCTAACTCATAGTGGATGGAACTCGACTCTTGAAAGTATTGACCATGGGTTGCCTATGATTTGCTGGCCTTATTTCCTCGACCAACAAGTTAATAGTAGATTGGTTGAGAGCTTATGGGAATTGGGCTTGGATATGAAGGATATTTGTGATAGGTTAGTAGTCAAGAGAATGATCGATGAGTTGATGGATGGTCGGAGAGACGAGTTTAAAATGCGTGCCAAACATTTTGCAAAATTGTCGCATAAAGCAATTACTAGTGGCGGATCGTCTTACTCGAATTTGGATCGCTTAATTGAAGACATAAGATCAATGGCTCACAAACGCATCTAG
- the LOC124927009 gene encoding 7-deoxyloganetic acid glucosyltransferase-like: MDIGNPQEKASSSFSSQSHVLIFPFPVQGHVNSMLKLAELLCFAGVNVTFLVSENVHSRLLLHSDVDRRFSDVHPGAFQFKIYSDGLPQEDPRSGLEFLVHLHSCLKTTIKEFFLDDYALNSGPLGPPTCIISDGVMSFVLDVGEEKGIPVIYFRTIGASSFWCYFRLPHLIDSGEFPFQGTDLDLPIQNVTGMEGFLRRRDLPSICRGDLNNNPGLQAIMNETLQTRRAWGLILNTFEDLEGPVLLQIRTQIPNVYTIGPLHAHSKIRLAETIEMKRDVVSSTSNSLWKEDRISCMSWLDSKPNNSVIYVSFGSLSILTREQLVEFWHGLVSSGKCFLWVIRPESIVDGDGGVPRELEVGTKERGYIVGWAPQEEVLGHRAVGGFLTHSGWNSTLESIDHGLPMICWPYFLDQQVNSRLVESLWALGLDMKDICDRLVVKRMIDELMDAKRDEFKKRAEHFAKLSHKAITSGGCLTQIWIA, translated from the exons ATGGATATAGGAAATCCCCAAGAAAAAGCCTCCTCTTCCTTCTCCtcccaatcccatgtcctaatCTTCCCATTCCCTGTACAAGGCCATGTGAACTCCATGCTCAAGCTGGCCGAGCTCCTCTGCTTCGCCGGCGTCAATGTTACCTTCCTCGTCTCTGAAAACGTCCACTCCCGCCTCCTCCTCCACTCCGACGTCGACCGCCGCTTCTCCGACGTCCATCCCGGAGCGTTTCAATTCAAGATTTACTCCGACGGCCTCCCCCAAGAAGACCCTCGATCAGGCCTTGAGTTCCTCGTCCATCTTCATAGCTGCCTCAAAACCACCATTAAGGAATTCTTCCTAGATGATTATGCTCTCAACTCCGGTCCCCTCGGCCCGCCCACGTGCATCATATCCGACGGTGTTATGAGTTTCGTGCTTGACGTTGGGGAAGAGAAGGGTATTCCCGTCATTTACTTCCGGACTATAGGTGCTTCCAGTTTTTGGTGCTATTTTCGTCTCCCTCATCTCATTGATTCCGGCGAGTTTCCGTTCCAAG GAACCGACTTGGATTTGCCAATACAAAATGTAACGGGCATGGAAGGATTCCTCCGGCGAAGAGACCTTCCAAGCATATGTCGGGGTGATCTAAATAATAACCCAGGCTTACAGGCTATTATGAATGAGACTCTACAAACTCGACGTGCTTGGGGTCTTATACTCAACACCTTTGAGGACCTCGAGGGACCAGTCCTACTCCAAATTCGAACTCAAATTCCCAATGTATATACTATCGGACCGTTACATGCCCACTCAAAGATAAGGCTAGCCGAGACAATTGAGATGAAGAGAGACGTGGTGTCGTCAACTTCCAATAGTCTTTGGAAAGAAGATCGAATTAGTTGCATGTCATGGTTGGATTCTAAACCAAACAATTCGGTCATCTATGTGAGTTTTGGGAGTCTATCGATCTTGACAAGAGAACAACTTGTTGAGTTTTGGCATGGTCTTGTGAGTAGTGGCAAGTGCTTCTTGTGGGTCATAAGGCCCGAGTCTATAGTAGATGGAGATGGTGGTGTTCCGAGAGAGCTCGAGGTGGGTACTAAGGAAAGGGGTTATATTGTGGGATGGGCACCGCAAGAAGAGGTTTTAGGGCATAGGGCCGTGGGTGGATTTCTAACTCATAGCGGATGGAACTCAACTCTTGAAAGTATTGACCATGGGTTGCCTATGATTTGTTGGCCTTATTTCCTCGACCAACAAGTTAATAGTAGATTGGTTGAGAGCTTATGGGCATTGGGTTTGGATATGAAGGATATTTGTGATAGGTTAGTCGTCAAGAGAATGATCGATGAGTTGATGGATGCTAAGAGAGACGAGTTTAAAAAGCGTGCTGAACATTTTGCTAAATTGTCGCATAAAGCAATTACAAGTGGTGGATGTCTTACTCAAATTTGGATCGCTTGA
- the LOC124926258 gene encoding rop guanine nucleotide exchange factor 5-like — protein sequence MNRRSKCKQENQNSIQTILNQDGIFNQRSSTSCIILRCIRYPMISRRNSLDMEHLRLESKSKDGFECESFSDSTAEARSSSRSSSDASADEVKSKDRSSQPALGWPIRKTHAPKCLTSDESDPEGKSATEDSKLVKMGSKISEKEMMERFAKLLLGEDMSGSGKGVCTALAISNAITNLYATVFGQLWRLEPLPSEKKLMWRKEMQWLLSVSDHIVELIPSWQTLPDGNKLEVMACKPRSDLCINLPALRKLDNLLLEILDSFTNTEFWYVDQGVVGEEANDGSGSFRKNDRLGEKWWLPLPRVLAEGLTEETRKKLLHKRESASQIFKAAMSINSIALSEMDVPETYLETLPKNGKSCLGDLIYRYITSEQFSSDCLLDCLDLSNEHLALEIANRVEATIHVWRRRTQPKSIVNANRSASKSSWEMVKDFMVDGDKRCMLAERAESLLLSLKQRFPCLTQTTLDASKILCNKDVGKSVLEGYSRVLEGLAFNVVSRIDDLLYVDELTKQVDNPSPKLGSIARKKPAPPIAVPSLGSTPYRTAYTTPSKSPLPLISPARRGGEKTPFLCGTGNANKPPRRGLGVKRVLSNYLGGDSKSKNIANSLLQGPVLIPNRNSESSSVSRVSTDEDSENQKQPPLPVLPNGSQSQHMDR from the exons ATGAACAGAAGATCGAAGTGCAAACAGGAAAACCAAAATTCCATCCAAACGATTTTGAATCAAGACGGAATCTTTAACCAACGGTCTTCTACTAGCTGTATCATTCTTCGTTGCATTCGGTACCCAATGATTTCCAGGAGAAATAGCTTAGACATGGAACATTTACGACTAGAAAGTAAGAGTAAAGATGGATTCGAGTGTGAATCGTTCTCAGACTCAACGGCTGAAGCTAGAAGCTCAAGCAGATCGAGCTCCGACGCGTCGGCGGACGAAGTCAAGTCAAAAGACCGTTCTTCGCAGCCCGCTTTAGGCTGGCCTATCCGCAAAACCCATGCTCCTAAATGCTTAACCTCTGATGAATCTGACCCTGAAGGGAAATCTGCAACAGAGGACTCGAAGCTCGTGAAAATGGGTTCCAAAATTTCAG AAAAGGAGATGATGGAGAGGTTTGCAAAACTTTTGCTCGGTGAAGATATGTCAGGAAGTGGTAAAGGAGTTTGCACTGCTCTGGCCATTTCAAACGCCATCACTAATCTCTACG CTACTGTTTTTGGGCAACTGTGGAGATTAGAACCCCTGCCCTCTGAAAAGAAATTGATGTGGAGAAAAGAAATGCAATGGCTTCTCTCTGTTAGTGATCATATTGTTGAGTTAATACCTTCTTGGCAAACATTGCCTGATGGAAACAAGCTTGAGGTTATGGCTTGTAAACCAAGATCCGATCTTTGCATCAATCTTCCTGCCCTGCGTAAGCTGGATAACTTACTCCTT GAGATCTTGGATAGTTTCACCAACACCGAATTCTGGTACGTTGATCAGGGAGTCGTTGGGGAAGAAGCGAATGATGGGTCGGGTTCTTTTCGCAAGAACGATAGACTAGGAGAGAAATGGTGGCTGCCCTTGCCTCGTGTCCTAGCCGAGGGACTAACAGAAGAAACGAGGAAGAAATTGCTTCACAAGCGCGAAAGTGCAAGCCAAATATTTAAAGCTGCCATGTCAATTAACAGCATTGCTTTGTCTGAAATGGATGTTCCTGAAACATATTTGGAAACTCTTCCAAAG AATGGGAAGTCCTGTTTGGGAGATTTGATATACCGTTATATAACTTCGGAGCAATTCTCTTCGGATTGCTTGCTCGATTGTCTTGACCTGTCGAACGAACACTTGGCTCTAGAGATTGCGAACCGAGTGGAGGCGACTATTCACGTTTGGCGTAGAAGAACTCAACCGAAGTCCATTGTCAATGCGAATAGATCGGCTTCCAAGTCATCTTGGGAAATGGTTAAGGATTTTATGGTTGATGGAGATAAAAGATGTATGCTTGCAGAAAGAGCTGAAAGCCTCTTGCTTTCGTTGAAGCAACGGTTTCCTTGTCTAACTCAGACAACCTTGGATGCTAGCAAAATCCTATGTAACAAG GATGTTGGGAAATCTGTTCTGGAGGGCTACTCGAGAGTGCTAGAAGGCCTAGCGTTTAATGTGGTTTCAAGAATTGACGATCTTCTCTACGTTGACGAGTTAACTAAACAAGTTGATAATCCAAGCCCAAAACTTGGCTCAATTGCCCGGAAAAAGCCTGCCCCCCCGATTGCAGTGCCATCGTTGGGCAGCACACCCTACAGAACGGCATACACCACTCCCTCGAAGTCCCCTCTTCCGTTGATTAGTCCGGCAAGGCGGGGAGGAGAAAAGACTCCTTTCCTGTGTGGCACTGGCAATGCGAACAAGCCTCCCCGGCGTGGCCTGGGGGTGAAAAGGGTATTGTCAAATTACCTTGGTGGGGATTCAAAATCGAAAAATATTGCCAATTCATTGCTGCAGGGACCAGTTTTGATTCCCAATAGAAACAGTGAGTCTTCCTCTGTTTCTAGGGTTAGCACGGATGAGGACTCTGAGAATCAAAAACAGCCACCGCTGCCGGTCCTTCCGAATGGCAGCCAGTCTCAACATATGGACAGATAA